In the genome of Paenibacillus pabuli, one region contains:
- a CDS encoding LytTR family DNA-binding domain-containing protein, protein MKSNRRDEGMTNFTINPEIINGELLPLFSLTISDSHTTAVYSDTDLQAELVRVLRNNTNISICDQQEGLYMRLTVENNITFFHKWFGCKTPLPEILVQFELQGCAKKPLHECSESEIRRVYFAKYYMSGVNNSCGAKSSWGRGYASEAVSSMMFCEPIHGVDVKTINTFINMLQKIKDYPIPVLILVSNMEHALLIGDIAYKLQHNGLKQVEIVEEDKITPELESSGASTTANLFKISAKVDDKIILFDPPEIDYIESRDGIAMIVINDESYAMDSSLTEVEKKLSVYGFYRCHRSYIVNLQKVREIITWSKNTYSLRIDNKIMSTIPLSRTKIQDIQEKFSLK, encoded by the coding sequence GTGAAAAGTAACAGAAGGGATGAAGGAATGACCAATTTTACAATTAATCCAGAGATTATAAACGGCGAGTTGCTTCCCTTATTTTCCCTTACCATCAGTGATTCGCATACGACGGCTGTTTACAGTGATACAGATTTGCAGGCTGAGCTGGTCAGGGTCCTCCGCAACAATACCAACATCTCGATTTGTGATCAGCAGGAAGGATTATACATGCGCCTAACGGTGGAAAACAATATAACCTTTTTTCATAAATGGTTCGGATGTAAGACCCCGTTGCCTGAAATTCTAGTGCAGTTTGAACTGCAAGGCTGTGCAAAAAAACCTTTACACGAGTGCTCGGAATCTGAAATCCGCAGGGTTTATTTTGCCAAATATTATATGAGTGGTGTTAATAATTCATGTGGAGCTAAATCATCTTGGGGAAGAGGATATGCTTCAGAGGCTGTCTCTTCAATGATGTTCTGCGAGCCAATACATGGTGTTGATGTCAAGACAATCAATACCTTTATCAATATGCTTCAAAAAATTAAAGATTATCCAATACCTGTACTCATTTTAGTTTCCAACATGGAACACGCTCTGTTAATTGGGGATATTGCTTACAAGCTTCAGCATAACGGTTTAAAGCAAGTTGAAATTGTTGAGGAGGACAAAATAACTCCCGAATTGGAGAGTTCCGGCGCATCAACGACTGCAAACCTATTCAAGATCTCAGCAAAAGTGGATGATAAAATAATTTTATTTGACCCGCCTGAGATCGATTACATCGAAAGCCGGGATGGAATTGCAATGATTGTAATTAATGATGAATCATATGCCATGGATTCCTCACTTACCGAAGTCGAAAAGAAATTATCAGTTTACGGATTTTATCGTTGTCACCGATCCTACATTGTGAACCTGCAAAAGGTACGCGAGATTATTACATGGTCGAAAAATACGTATTCCCTTAGAATTGACAATAAAATAATGTCGACCATTCCGCTGTCTCGGACCAAAATTCAGGATATCCAGGAGAAATTCAGCCTGAAATAA
- the kduD gene encoding 2-dehydro-3-deoxy-D-gluconate 5-dehydrogenase KduD, whose product MNPFDLSGQVALVTGTSGGLGQGMAIGLAEAGADVVLVSYSNPSETARAIEALGRKAYVIEADLSREDELTGVFEKALAFQGRIDILVNNAGIIRRTPAADHGQQDWHDVIGLNLNTVFFLSQLAGRHMIERGSGKIINIASMLSYQGGINVPGYTASKHGVAGLTKALANEWAGKGVQINGIAPGYMETDNTTQIRADENRYRDITARIPAGRWGTPEDLKGPVVFLASAASDYLNGHILNVDGGWMAR is encoded by the coding sequence ATGAACCCATTTGATTTAAGCGGACAAGTTGCACTTGTCACTGGTACATCGGGAGGACTGGGGCAAGGAATGGCGATTGGCCTTGCTGAAGCTGGGGCAGATGTTGTGCTGGTGTCCTACTCCAATCCATCGGAAACAGCACGTGCCATTGAGGCTCTAGGACGCAAAGCGTATGTGATTGAAGCTGATTTGAGCCGTGAGGACGAATTGACTGGTGTGTTTGAAAAGGCATTAGCCTTTCAAGGGAGAATTGATATTCTGGTCAATAATGCAGGAATTATTCGTCGCACGCCTGCAGCTGACCACGGACAACAGGATTGGCATGATGTCATTGGCCTTAACTTGAATACAGTATTTTTCCTGAGCCAGTTGGCCGGCAGACATATGATTGAACGGGGAAGTGGCAAGATCATTAACATTGCCTCCATGCTGTCTTATCAGGGCGGAATTAACGTACCGGGATATACGGCCAGTAAGCATGGGGTAGCCGGTTTAACGAAAGCACTCGCGAATGAATGGGCAGGCAAAGGTGTTCAGATCAACGGGATAGCACCAGGCTATATGGAAACAGACAATACCACTCAGATTCGCGCCGATGAAAATCGTTACCGTGACATCACGGCACGGATTCCGGCTGGACGCTGGGGTACACCTGAGGATCTGAAAGGTCCGGTTGTTTTCCTGGCATCGGCGGCTTCGGATTATTTGAATGGTCACATATTGAATGTGGATGGCGGCTGGATGGCTCGTTAA
- a CDS encoding sugar phosphate isomerase/epimerase family protein gives MKLGILAHTFGKQPTAQLAQTIADNGFNSVQLALAKALSDVDSANGKLSPGLANEIGDQFAQRGVKIAVLGCYINPIDPDPVARRADIDRFKEHLRYARDFGCSMVATETGGLDTYRDTHPDGYEEKAWTVLRETVEELAEEAEKWGVHAAIEPVSSHTLHTREHMIRLFEEIPSSNLGMLFDPCNLIKQPHVADQPAFLREVMETLYQRIIVIHAKDVAFNAQGEKFNPVPGEGILDYPLFFELLKTYKPHIDISLEGVTAEEAVPAAKHLREIWSGVRV, from the coding sequence ATGAAACTTGGTATTCTGGCGCATACGTTTGGCAAACAACCTACAGCACAGCTTGCACAGACCATTGCGGATAATGGATTTAATTCGGTACAGCTGGCATTAGCCAAAGCTTTGTCGGATGTGGATTCTGCGAATGGCAAGCTGAGCCCTGGACTCGCGAATGAAATCGGAGATCAATTTGCACAGCGCGGAGTCAAGATTGCAGTACTGGGTTGCTACATTAACCCGATTGATCCTGACCCGGTGGCCCGTCGTGCAGACATTGATCGATTTAAGGAACATCTGCGTTATGCCCGGGATTTTGGTTGCAGCATGGTGGCAACGGAGACTGGCGGTCTGGATACGTATCGGGACACGCATCCGGACGGATATGAAGAAAAGGCGTGGACGGTTCTGCGGGAGACGGTGGAAGAACTGGCGGAAGAGGCGGAAAAGTGGGGCGTTCATGCGGCGATTGAGCCTGTGTCCAGCCATACACTTCATACGCGTGAACATATGATTCGCCTGTTTGAAGAAATTCCTTCATCCAATCTGGGCATGCTGTTCGATCCTTGTAATCTGATCAAACAGCCACATGTGGCAGACCAGCCTGCATTCCTGCGTGAAGTGATGGAAACGCTGTATCAGCGGATCATTGTCATTCATGCCAAAGACGTGGCGTTCAATGCGCAGGGTGAGAAGTTCAATCCGGTGCCCGGTGAGGGCATTCTGGATTATCCGTTATTTTTTGAACTGTTGAAGACCTATAAACCGCACATTGATATTTCACTAGAAGGGGTAACGGCGGAAGAAGCTGTCCCGGCGGCCAAGCATTTACGTGAGATATGGAGTGGCGTTCGGGTATAA
- a CDS encoding homocysteine synthase has translation MSNERELSFETLAIHAGQEIDPTTHARAVPLYQTTSYGFRDTEHAANLFGLKEFGNIYTRLMNPTTDVFEQRIAALEGGAGALATASGQAAITFSLLNIAGAGDEIVSAASLYGGTYNLFSTTLPKLGLDVKFVDSSDPENFRAAITEKTKALYAETIGNPQGNVLDIEAVAAIAHEHGIPLIVDNTFPSPYLLRPIEHGADIVVHSATKFIGGHGTSIGGVIVDSGKFDWKASGKFPGLTEPDASYHGVVYTEAVGPIAYIIKARVQLLRDLGATISPFNSWLLIQGLETLHLRVERHSSNALAVAQYLEKHEDVEWVSYAGLPSHPSYELAQKYLPRGQGAILTFGIKGGVDAGRKLIENVKLFSHLANVGDSKSLIIHPASTTHQQLTEDEQTAAGVNPELIRLSVGTENIQDILYDLEQAIKASQGASVGA, from the coding sequence ATGTCAAACGAACGTGAGCTTTCATTTGAAACATTGGCAATCCATGCAGGCCAGGAGATTGATCCGACCACCCATGCACGCGCTGTACCGTTGTACCAAACAACATCCTACGGATTCCGTGATACGGAGCATGCAGCCAATCTGTTTGGATTGAAAGAGTTTGGCAACATCTATACACGTCTGATGAATCCGACTACGGATGTGTTCGAACAACGTATCGCTGCACTTGAGGGAGGCGCTGGTGCTTTGGCTACTGCTTCCGGTCAAGCAGCGATTACGTTCTCCCTCTTAAATATCGCAGGTGCGGGAGATGAGATTGTTTCCGCAGCAAGTTTGTACGGTGGAACGTACAATCTGTTCTCAACCACACTACCGAAACTTGGCTTGGATGTAAAGTTTGTAGATTCCAGCGATCCTGAAAATTTCCGGGCGGCGATTACGGAGAAAACCAAAGCATTGTACGCTGAAACGATTGGTAATCCGCAAGGCAACGTACTGGACATTGAAGCAGTAGCAGCGATCGCGCATGAACATGGCATTCCTTTGATTGTGGACAATACATTCCCGAGTCCTTATCTGCTTCGTCCAATCGAGCATGGAGCTGATATTGTTGTTCATTCGGCCACCAAGTTTATTGGCGGTCACGGTACATCCATTGGTGGTGTTATTGTGGACAGCGGCAAATTCGACTGGAAAGCAAGTGGCAAGTTCCCGGGACTGACAGAACCGGATGCCAGCTATCATGGTGTCGTATACACGGAAGCGGTTGGACCAATTGCTTATATTATCAAAGCTCGTGTGCAATTGCTGCGCGATTTGGGTGCAACGATCTCACCTTTCAATTCATGGTTGCTCATTCAAGGACTGGAGACACTGCATCTGCGAGTGGAACGTCATAGCAGCAACGCACTCGCTGTGGCGCAATATCTGGAGAAGCATGAGGATGTGGAATGGGTCAGCTACGCAGGTTTGCCGAGTCACCCTTCCTATGAACTGGCACAGAAGTATTTGCCAAGAGGTCAGGGAGCCATTCTGACCTTTGGTATCAAAGGCGGCGTGGATGCAGGACGCAAACTGATCGAGAATGTGAAGCTGTTCTCTCACCTTGCCAACGTGGGTGACTCCAAGTCACTGATTATTCATCCGGCAAGTACGACGCATCAACAGCTGACAGAAGATGAGCAGACCGCAGCAGGTGTTAATCCGGAGCTGATTCGTCTATCCGTGGGCACAGAGAATATTCAGGATATCCTCTATGACCTGGAGCAAGCCATCAAGGCGAGTCAGGGAGCAAGTGTTGGAGCGTAA